In Morococcus cerebrosus, a single genomic region encodes these proteins:
- a CDS encoding IS30 family transposase, which yields MSYTQLTQDERYHIQYLSRHCTIAEIAKQLNRHKSTISREIKRHCIQGQQYSAEKAQKQSRLTKQHRRKPYKLDSQLVQHIDTLIRRKLSPEQVCAYLHKHHGITLHHSTIYRYLRQDKSNGGTLWQHLRICSKPYRKRYGSTWTRGKVPDRVGIENRPAIVDQKTRIGDWEADTIVGKNQKSALLTLVERTTRYTIICKLKNLKAEDTARAAIRVLKAYKARVHTITMDNGKEFYQHTKIAKALKAKTYFCRPYHSWEKGLNENTNGLIRQYFPKQTDFRNISDREIRRVQDELNHRPRKTLGYETPSVLFLNLFQPLVP from the coding sequence ATGAGCTACACACAACTGACCCAAGACGAACGATACCATATCCAATACCTGTCCCGCCACTGCACCATCGCCGAAATCGCCAAACAGCTCAACCGCCACAAAAGCACCATCAGCCGAGAAATCAAGCGGCACTGCATCCAAGGACAGCAATACAGCGCCGAAAAAGCACAGAAGCAAAGCCGGCTGACCAAACAGCACCGGCGAAAACCCTATAAGCTCGATTCGCAGCTGGTTCAACACATCGACACCCTTATCCGCCGCAAACTCAGTCCCGAACAAGTATGTGCCTACCTGCATAAACACCACGGGATCACACTCCATCACAGCACCATTTACCGCTACCTTCGCCAAGACAAAAGCAACGGCGGCACTTTGTGGCAACATCTCAGAATATGCAGCAAACCCTACCGCAAACGCTACGGCAGCACATGGACCAGAGGCAAAGTGCCCGACCGCGTCGGCATAGAGAACCGACCTGCTATCGTCGACCAGAAAACCCGCATCGGCGATTGGGAGGCCGACACCATCGTCGGCAAAAATCAGAAAAGCGCGTTATTGACCTTGGTCGAACGCACTACCCGCTACACCATCATCTGCAAATTAAAGAACTTAAAAGCCGAAGACACTGCCCGGGCGGCCATTAGGGTATTAAAGGCATATAAAGCCAGAGTCCACACCATCACCATGGATAACGGCAAAGAGTTCTACCAACACACCAAAATAGCCAAAGCCTTGAAGGCGAAAACCTATTTTTGCCGCCCTTACCATTCTTGGGAGAAAGGGCTGAATGAGAACACCAATGGACTCATCCGGCAATATTTCCCCAAACAAACCGATTTCCGAAACATCAGCGATCGGGAGATACGCAGGGTTCAAGATGAGTTGAACCACCGGCCGAGAAAAACACTTGGCTACGAAACGCCAAGTGTTTTATTCTTAAATCTGTTCCAACCACTGGTACCCTAG
- a CDS encoding type I restriction-modification system subunit M N-terminal domain-containing protein — MKTGSLQQHPHHSALVSMIWNIANGLRGTYRPPQYRRVMLPLIVLARFDAILSKHADAMKALFDENQAEDGTVKFPQVLLDKKLTEIVGKDRKQTLYNVSGFNLARLLDDPDHIRANLIHYINGFSAKAKDIFDKFEFEKEIDKLDEANRLYKVLQTFVGDLQSHGLTLSPDVISNTQMGYLFEELIRKFNEQANEEAGDHFTPREVIRLMVNIASWIRISSATLGYQWLEQI, encoded by the coding sequence ATGAAAACCGGAAGCCTCCAACAACACCCCCATCACAGTGCGCTCGTTTCAATGATTTGGAACATCGCTAACGGTCTGCGCGGAACTTACCGCCCGCCTCAGTATCGCCGTGTGATGTTGCCTTTGATTGTGCTTGCCCGCTTTGATGCGATTTTGAGTAAACATGCAGATGCAATGAAGGCTTTATTTGACGAGAATCAGGCGGAAGACGGAACAGTCAAGTTCCCACAAGTGTTGTTAGATAAAAAACTCACTGAGATTGTCGGTAAAGACCGCAAGCAAACGCTGTATAACGTCAGCGGTTTCAACCTCGCCCGCCTGCTGGACGACCCCGACCATATCCGCGCGAATTTAATCCACTATATCAACGGCTTTTCTGCCAAAGCCAAAGATATTTTTGACAAATTCGAATTTGAAAAAGAAATCGACAAGCTGGATGAAGCCAATCGTCTGTATAAAGTCCTGCAAACCTTTGTCGGAGATTTGCAGTCGCACGGACTGACTTTGTCGCCGGATGTCATTTCCAACACGCAAATGGGCTATTTGTTTGAAGAATTGATTCGCAAGTTTAACGAGCAGGCCAATGAAGAAGCCGGGGATCACTTTACCCCGCGCGAAGTCATCCGCCTGATGGTCAATATCGCCTCTTGGATTCGGATTTCAAGTGCAACACTAGGGTACCAGTGGTTGGAACAGATTTAA
- a CDS encoding restriction endonuclease subunit S: MNRYESYKDSGIPWLGEVPAHWEVKRLRFTVNLNPVKSELDIPEDTLVSFIPMEAVNFDKNLTLTEERNLDEVYKGYTYFKNGDVVLAKITPCFENGKSAIAQNLTNGIAFGTTELHVLRSQNSINNHFLYYLIKSDSFMKIGESEMYGAGGQKRIPEEFIKNFFIGLPPYYEQTAIAHYLDTKLGEIDVLIDKQQTLLEKLAEQRTAVITHAVTKGLNPTAPMKNSGVEWLGDVPAHWEVKRLKFSVRNISQKVESQTSDLRYFGLENIESFTGRLILNIELESEGIANKFQENDVLFGKLRPYLAKVHLATQNGLVSTETLVFRAKKAINPKFLFYFCVSKDFIDAVNGTTFGSKMPRANWEDIGNFKMLIPSLEEQAIIIDYLNQETAKIDRLCETVNQTIGRLKEYRTALITQAVTGKIKVTDE; this comes from the coding sequence ATGAACAGATATGAGAGCTATAAAGACAGCGGTATTCCTTGGTTGGGGGAAGTGCCAGCGCATTGGGAAGTAAAGCGATTAAGATTTACAGTAAACTTAAATCCAGTTAAATCAGAACTTGATATTCCCGAAGATACTTTAGTTTCATTTATCCCTATGGAAGCGGTTAATTTTGATAAGAATTTAACGTTAACTGAAGAAAGAAATCTTGATGAAGTATATAAAGGATACACCTATTTTAAAAATGGCGATGTTGTTTTAGCAAAAATAACACCATGTTTTGAAAATGGAAAGTCTGCTATTGCTCAAAATCTAACAAATGGAATTGCCTTTGGAACAACAGAATTACACGTTTTAAGATCTCAAAATTCTATAAATAATCACTTTTTGTATTATTTAATTAAATCCGATTCTTTTATGAAAATTGGTGAATCTGAAATGTACGGTGCTGGTGGTCAAAAGCGCATTCCTGAAGAATTTATCAAAAACTTTTTTATTGGTTTACCTCCATATTACGAACAAACCGCCATCGCCCACTACCTAGATACTAAGCTCGGTGAAATCGATGTGCTGATTGATAAGCAACAAACCCTGCTCGAAAAACTCGCAGAACAGCGCACCGCCGTGATTACCCATGCCGTAACCAAAGGCTTAAACCCTACAGCCCCGATGAAAAATAGCGGCGTGGAATGGTTGGGGGATGTACCAGCGCATTGGGAAGTTAAGCGTTTGAAGTTTTCAGTTAGAAATATTTCACAAAAAGTAGAATCTCAAACAAGTGATTTAAGATATTTTGGTTTGGAGAACATCGAATCATTCACGGGAAGATTAATATTAAATATTGAGTTAGAAAGTGAAGGAATTGCTAATAAGTTTCAAGAAAATGATGTGCTATTTGGTAAGTTACGACCTTATTTGGCAAAAGTGCATCTAGCTACACAAAACGGTTTAGTTTCAACAGAGACATTAGTCTTTAGGGCAAAAAAAGCAATTAACCCCAAATTTTTATTCTACTTTTGCGTATCTAAAGATTTTATTGACGCAGTCAATGGTACAACTTTTGGTTCTAAAATGCCTAGAGCAAATTGGGAGGACATCGGTAATTTTAAGATGTTGATTCCATCACTAGAAGAACAGGCAATTATTATTGACTACCTTAACCAAGAAACCGCCAAAATCGACCGCTTGTGTGAAACGGTCAATCAAACCATAGGTCGTCTGAAAGAATACCGCACCGCGCTGATTACTCAGGCGGTAACCGGGAAAATAAAAGTAACCGATGAATAA
- a CDS encoding HsdM family class I SAM-dependent methyltransferase, producing MRIRPFAEDHQELSKSGVYCEIYDPTCGTGGMLSESEKALKGFNQKIHLGLYGQEYNNESYAICCADLLIKDEPAENIIFGDTLGVKNAKDKGNGFTPHDGHPSKRFDYMFANPPFGVEWKIQEDYVKEEYADKGFNGRFGAGLPRINDGSLLFLQHMISKMKQPEKDGQGSRIAVVFNGSPLFTGDAGSGESNIRRYVIENDLLEAVIALPDQMFYNTGIYTYIWILSNKKSAKRQGKVQLINATQYYQKMQKSLGNKRNELSEKHIADITKLYADFAETKDSKIFNNQDFAYLKITVERPLRLNFQAGAERIEKLWEQAAFANLAKSKKIKDEAQIKADEERGEAQQQAIIDALSGLDDTLYTNRNAFLKVLNPALKALDFTIGAPLKKAILDALSERDPTADICTDSKGNKEADSQLRDTELVPMPSEILFPLSLGYDNETNLDELLTALRPTIEAYMQAEVLPHVPDAWVDEGKTKLGFEIPINRHFYEYQPPRDLAVIKAEINALEQEIIQMLGNLQ from the coding sequence ATGCGAATCCGCCCCTTTGCAGAAGATCATCAAGAATTGTCCAAATCCGGCGTGTACTGTGAAATTTATGACCCGACCTGCGGTACGGGCGGCATGCTTTCCGAATCTGAAAAAGCCTTGAAAGGATTCAATCAAAAAATCCATCTGGGCTTATACGGGCAAGAATATAACAACGAATCCTATGCCATTTGCTGCGCCGATTTATTGATTAAAGACGAACCCGCCGAAAACATCATTTTCGGCGATACCTTGGGGGTAAAAAACGCCAAAGACAAAGGAAACGGCTTTACCCCGCATGACGGACACCCAAGCAAACGCTTTGATTATATGTTTGCGAATCCGCCTTTTGGGGTGGAATGGAAAATCCAAGAAGATTACGTCAAAGAAGAATACGCAGATAAAGGCTTCAATGGACGTTTCGGCGCAGGTCTGCCGCGTATCAACGACGGCTCGCTCCTCTTTTTGCAACACATGATCAGCAAAATGAAGCAGCCTGAAAAAGACGGTCAAGGCTCGCGCATTGCCGTGGTGTTTAACGGCTCGCCGCTGTTTACCGGCGATGCAGGCAGCGGAGAAAGCAATATCCGCCGTTATGTGATTGAAAACGACCTGCTTGAAGCCGTTATCGCGCTGCCGGATCAAATGTTTTACAACACCGGCATTTATACCTACATTTGGATTTTATCGAATAAGAAAAGTGCCAAACGGCAAGGCAAAGTACAGTTGATTAACGCCACGCAGTATTATCAAAAAATGCAAAAATCGCTCGGCAACAAGCGCAACGAATTGTCAGAAAAGCATATTGCCGACATTACCAAACTGTATGCCGATTTTGCCGAAACCAAAGACAGCAAGATTTTCAACAACCAAGATTTCGCCTATTTGAAAATCACGGTAGAACGCCCCTTGCGCCTGAATTTCCAAGCCGGCGCAGAACGCATTGAAAAACTGTGGGAACAAGCCGCCTTTGCGAATTTGGCGAAAAGCAAAAAAATCAAAGACGAAGCGCAAATCAAAGCCGATGAAGAGCGTGGCGAAGCACAACAACAAGCCATTATTGACGCATTGAGCGGATTGGATGACACACTTTATACAAACCGCAACGCCTTTTTAAAAGTATTGAATCCCGCGTTAAAAGCCTTGGATTTCACCATCGGCGCACCGCTGAAAAAAGCCATTTTGGACGCATTGAGCGAGCGCGACCCAACCGCTGATATTTGCACAGACAGCAAAGGCAATAAAGAAGCCGATTCACAACTGCGCGATACCGAACTGGTACCGATGCCGTCTGAAATCCTATTCCCATTAAGTTTGGGCTATGACAACGAAACGAATTTGGACGAATTATTGACTGCACTCCGTCCGACGATAGAAGCCTATATGCAAGCCGAAGTCTTGCCGCATGTGCCTGATGCGTGGGTGGATGAGGGCAAAACCAAGCTCGGCTTTGAAATTCCGATAAACCGCCATTTTTATGAATACCAGCCGCCGCGTGATTTAGCGGTTATCAAAGCCGAAATCAACGCTCTGGAGCAGGAAATCATACAAATGCTCGGCAATTTGCAATAA
- a CDS encoding type I restriction endonuclease subunit R: MHTEPYFENEIEYSLLTEGGYQKGLAEDYEKSTALFPADAVAFIQTTQPKLWAYLEMSRKDKAKDELIKALNQELNIKGSLHVLRNGFRVANRTAKMAYFAPNSTLNETTQQQYDANIVKITRQVITECNERIDMVVSVNGIPVITIELKNEMSATGWTVEDAMRQYRQDRNPQGKLFEFKKRALVHFAVDTQEVHMTTKLEGEGTRFLPFNRGFNDGKGNPPVENDVRTAYLWREVLRKDSLMELIGRFLHLSREERKVRLNSGFRYITTESMIFPRFHQLDAVRKLIAHTKAHGAGRNYLIQHSAGSGKSNTIAWLAHHLASLHNAADEKIFNSVIIVTDRVVLDRQLQETVAQFEQTDGVVQKIDRDTHQLTAALAANVPIIITTIQKFPYVMHSIQTKAKHGEHISLDTEGKRFAVIVDEAHSSQTGETASELRQVLNKSGIEAAIAAEFLDLEDDELPEDIETQKNILREQFKRSRQDNLSFFAFTATPKWKTLALFDEPNEQGKTPFHSYAMKQAIEESFILDVLANYTTYKQYFRLLSTADSHIELPKHKAKKELMRFVNLHPSVISQKVEIIIEHFQSVTRHKIGGYAKAMVVTGSREAAVRYKLAFDEYIAEKGYEGIKSLVAFSGKVILPEQTEKEYSEPGMNGGIKETELPEQFDSDNYQVLLVADKYQTGFDQPLLHTMFVDKVLSGVQAVQTLSRLNRTAKGKEDTFVLDFVNDREDIYAAFKPYYQRTELGEIPDDEKLASLGNTLDEWKIYTQNDIDEFAGVWFGGGTTPTHSEHKKLNAIIDKAIEKYLHISDEPEHNEEQQKLFKSQLQSYLNLYLFVSQILPYADSIHEKRYVYLKALMMKLPRGKQSEKLDLSKMAILQYYRLQQIGEGSIKLNEGEAEPQKGSTDVGTGQVSLTEELDKLIKELNETFTTEFTLADQLFFESVEKFARENPDIVDAANNNPLPSFMNYFNTQVDDLLVGLFEQFGESVSKVLNNPQIKNKVCRRLAKQIYDNVHLEK; this comes from the coding sequence ATGCATACCGAACCATACTTTGAAAATGAAATTGAATACAGCCTATTAACGGAAGGCGGTTACCAAAAAGGCTTGGCAGAAGATTATGAAAAATCAACCGCACTTTTTCCTGCCGATGCCGTGGCATTTATTCAGACGACCCAACCGAAACTATGGGCGTATTTGGAAATGTCGCGTAAAGATAAGGCGAAAGACGAGCTGATCAAAGCGTTAAATCAAGAATTGAACATTAAAGGCAGCCTGCATGTGCTGCGCAATGGTTTCCGTGTGGCAAACCGTACGGCAAAAATGGCATATTTCGCCCCCAATTCCACTTTAAATGAAACCACGCAGCAGCAATACGATGCCAATATCGTCAAAATTACCCGCCAAGTGATTACCGAATGTAACGAGCGGATTGATATGGTGGTATCGGTAAACGGTATTCCTGTTATCACCATCGAATTAAAAAACGAAATGTCGGCAACCGGCTGGACGGTGGAAGATGCGATGCGCCAATACCGTCAAGATCGGAATCCGCAGGGCAAATTATTTGAATTTAAAAAACGTGCGTTGGTGCATTTTGCGGTGGATACGCAAGAAGTGCATATGACCACCAAGCTGGAAGGAGAAGGTACGCGCTTTTTGCCGTTTAACCGCGGTTTTAATGATGGTAAAGGCAATCCGCCGGTTGAAAACGATGTGCGTACGGCGTATTTGTGGCGCGAGGTGTTGCGTAAAGACAGCTTAATGGAATTGATTGGGCGCTTTTTGCATTTGAGCCGTGAAGAACGAAAAGTCCGCCTGAATTCGGGTTTCCGCTATATCACAACCGAGAGCATGATTTTTCCGCGTTTCCATCAGCTTGATGCGGTAAGGAAATTGATTGCCCACACTAAAGCGCACGGCGCGGGCAGAAATTATCTGATTCAGCATTCGGCAGGCTCGGGTAAATCCAATACGATTGCTTGGCTAGCGCATCATTTGGCTTCTTTGCATAATGCCGCCGATGAAAAAATCTTTAACTCGGTGATTATCGTTACCGACCGCGTGGTGTTGGACAGACAGTTGCAAGAAACGGTGGCGCAATTTGAACAAACCGATGGCGTGGTGCAGAAAATTGATAGGGATACCCACCAGCTTACCGCCGCGCTTGCAGCAAATGTGCCGATTATCATCACGACGATTCAAAAATTCCCTTATGTAATGCACAGTATCCAAACCAAAGCAAAACATGGCGAACACATTTCGCTTGATACCGAAGGCAAACGCTTTGCGGTCATCGTGGATGAAGCGCACAGTTCGCAAACGGGCGAGACGGCAAGCGAGTTGCGCCAGGTGTTGAACAAAAGCGGGATTGAAGCGGCGATTGCGGCTGAGTTTTTAGATTTGGAAGATGACGAGCTGCCTGAAGATATTGAAACGCAAAAAAATATCCTGCGCGAACAGTTCAAACGCAGCCGCCAAGATAATTTGAGCTTTTTTGCTTTCACCGCTACGCCAAAATGGAAAACGTTGGCGTTGTTTGACGAACCGAACGAGCAAGGCAAAACGCCGTTTCATAGCTACGCCATGAAACAGGCGATTGAAGAAAGCTTTATTTTGGATGTGTTGGCAAACTATACGACCTATAAACAATATTTCCGTTTATTGAGTACGGCAGATAGCCATATCGAATTACCGAAGCACAAAGCCAAAAAAGAGCTGATGCGGTTTGTGAATTTACATCCGAGCGTAATCAGTCAAAAGGTGGAAATCATTATCGAGCATTTTCAGTCGGTTACTCGCCATAAGATTGGCGGCTATGCTAAAGCGATGGTGGTTACGGGTTCGCGTGAAGCTGCGGTACGCTATAAATTGGCATTTGATGAGTATATTGCCGAAAAAGGGTATGAAGGGATCAAATCACTGGTGGCATTTTCAGGCAAAGTAATTCTGCCGGAACAAACCGAAAAAGAATATTCCGAACCCGGCATGAATGGCGGCATTAAGGAAACGGAGTTGCCGGAACAGTTTGACAGCGATAATTATCAAGTGCTTTTGGTGGCGGATAAATATCAAACCGGTTTTGACCAGCCGTTGTTGCATACCATGTTTGTCGATAAAGTGCTGTCGGGTGTGCAGGCGGTGCAGACGCTGTCTCGTTTAAACCGTACGGCAAAAGGCAAGGAAGATACGTTTGTACTGGATTTTGTCAATGACCGTGAAGACATTTATGCCGCTTTCAAACCGTATTATCAACGGACAGAGTTGGGCGAGATTCCGGATGATGAGAAGTTGGCAAGTTTAGGCAATACACTGGATGAGTGGAAGATTTATACACAAAATGATATTGATGAATTTGCCGGCGTTTGGTTCGGCGGCGGTACTACACCAACCCATAGCGAACATAAAAAGCTCAATGCGATCATCGATAAAGCGATTGAAAAATATCTGCATATTTCAGACGAACCCGAGCATAATGAAGAGCAACAAAAACTCTTTAAAAGCCAGCTGCAAAGTTATTTGAATCTTTATTTGTTTGTTTCACAAATTTTGCCGTATGCCGATTCTATTCATGAGAAACGCTATGTTTATCTCAAAGCTTTGATGATGAAGCTGCCGCGCGGCAAACAAAGCGAAAAATTGGATTTGTCTAAAATGGCAATTTTGCAATATTACCGTTTGCAGCAAATCGGCGAAGGCTCAATCAAATTGAACGAAGGCGAAGCAGAGCCGCAAAAAGGTTCAACTGATGTAGGTACGGGACAAGTCAGCCTGACCGAAGAGCTGGATAAGCTGATTAAAGAGTTGAATGAAACATTTACGACCGAGTTTACATTGGCAGATCAGCTGTTTTTCGAGTCTGTCGAAAAATTTGCGCGCGAAAATCCGGATATTGTCGATGCAGCCAATAACAATCCTTTACCATCTTTCATGAATTATTTCAATACACAGGTTGATGATTTGTTGGTCGGATTGTTTGAGCAGT